Proteins from a genomic interval of Rosa chinensis cultivar Old Blush chromosome 2, RchiOBHm-V2, whole genome shotgun sequence:
- the LOC112185327 gene encoding UPF0481 protein At3g47200, translating into MGMKGRVDIEKGEVGESTVEERKRTLCTELLEARSPLIVSCCIFKVPEVLRRQKEKAYEPDIVSIGPFHRGANEKFQIVENVKKWYLKCLLARQLPNPTGLSLEDLLESMSLDSLTESMESLAEMIKGEELDKLARGCYSDPCNHLDQNNFIDMLILDGCFLIELFRKAFDSSGHDNDDPIFNVPCMLEYLYHDLLLLENQLPWFVLEFFYKLIEGGNANSLDKLVFDFFKNSVAYDKILRDPNPKSSDNILHILDLIRTALVGIPGLKAAAKTDIHPPHLPQRIPSVTALSDVGVKFKKGRPGCILNITFKNGVFTIPPLAVDERTGTLFSNLTAYELCYRGCVQRIISYAVLMNYLIDTKKDADLLCEEEIVASFDNIDASKFFEDLTNDTTVTDFIYEGLCREVCNYLEDPLNKIPWNKWRKELIRYFIAYFAAFVLLVLTFLQTAY; encoded by the coding sequence ATGGGCATGAAAGGTAGAGTGGATATAGAAAAGGGTGAAGTGGGTGAAAGCACTgttgaagaaaggaaaagaaccCTCTGTACAGAGCTTTTGGAGGCCAGATCACCTTTGATTGTTTCATGTTGCATATTCAAGGTTCCTGAGGTGTTACGAAGACAAAAAGAGAAGGCATACGAACCTGACATAGTCTCAATCGGGCCATTTCACCGAGGTGCTAATGAAAAATTTCAAATCGTGGAAAATGTGAAAAAATGGTATTTAAAATGTCTTCTCGCTCGCCAGCTACCGAACCCGACAGGATTGAGCTTGGAGGACTTGCTTGAAAGCATGAGCCTAGATAGCTTGACTGAAAGTATGGAGAGCTTGGCTGAAATGATCAAGGGAGAGGAACTGGATAAACTCGCCCGGGGTTGTTATTCAGATCCATGCAATCATCTTGACCAAAACAACTTCATAGATATGCTCATACTCGATGGTTGTTTCTTGATAGAATTATTTCGGAAGGCATTTGATTCATCAGGACACGATAATGACGACCCTATTTTCAACGTGCCTTGTATGCTCGAATATCTATACCATGATCTTCTGTTACTCGAAAATCAGCTGCCCTGGTTTGTGCTCGAGTTTTTCTATAAGCTAATTGAGGGTGGCAACGCTAACTCTCTCGATAAATTGGTATTCGACTTCTTCAAAAATTCAGTGGCTTATGACAAAATTTTGAGAGACCCCAATCCCAAGTCTTCTGATAACATTCTTCACATACTTGATCTGATTAGAACTGCCCTCGTTGGTATCCCAGGTTTGAAGGCTGCCGCCAAAACAGACATCCACCCGCCCCACCTGCCGCAAAGGATACCGAGTGTTACTGCTCTTTCAGACGTAGGAGTTAAATTTAAAAAGGGCCGCCCAGGTTGCATATTGAACATAACATTCAAAAACGGCGTTTTCACAATTCCTCCTCTGGCTGTCGATGAGAGGACAGGTACTTTGTTCAGTAACCTTACGGCCTACGAGCTGTGCTATCGCGGTTGCGTGCAAAGGATAATATCCTATGCAGTTTTGATGAATTACCTCATCGATACGAAAAAGGATGCGGATCTTCTATGTGAGGAAGAGATAGTAGCCAGCTTCGATAATATCGATGCTTCGAAGTTCTTCGAAGATCTAACCAATGACACCACAGTCACTGATTTTATCTATGAGGGACTCTGCAGAGAAGTGTGTAATTATCTCGAAGATCCACTGAACAAGATACCATGGAACAAGTGGAGAAAGGAATTGATACGTTATTTTATCGCTTATTTTGCTGCTTTTGTTCTCCTGGTCCTCACCTTCTTGCAGACCGCATACTGA
- the LOC112189879 gene encoding uncharacterized protein LOC112189879 isoform X3 encodes MFQRNEGFRRRVSVFSSGWRMGLSVKMNTANLSELILKEWKKKKHAQRQKHREQNSFFAKFYIKRFQDLKHDIEHSSNNWSKGVAVRELSNFMFGQRLMTNGWLRWS; translated from the exons atgtttcaaAGAAACGAGGGCTTTAGGAGACGTGTTTCTGTGTTTTCATCTGGTTGGCGAATGGGACTATCAGTAAAAATGAACACCGCTAATCTTAGTGAACTTATTTTGAAagagtggaagaaaaaaaagcatGCACA GAGGCAAAAGCATCGTGAACAAAACAGCTTTTTTGCTAAG TTCTACATCAAGCGTTTTCAGGATTTGAAACATGATATTGAG CATTCTTCCAATAATTGGAGCAAGGGTGTTGCAGTAAGGGAATTGTCTAACTTCATG TTTGGGCAACGACTGATGACAAATGGATGGCTGAGATGGAGTTGA
- the LOC112189413 gene encoding protein LYK2 encodes MAAALFTSEQLYLTLFFFIVSLLVSALGLQNQLLSCESESPDASSAYHCNTSTSGSNGSSSSLNHCATFAILRTNSYYSSLLNLSSYLGINRFVIAEANGFSADTEFLPKEQPLLIPIDCKCSNGRLFQAQLTKTTIRGESFYGIAEALEGLTTCKAIREKNPGVSPWELADKVELHIPLRCACPSNSSQSTLLLSYPVNEGDTISSLAIQFNTTQEAIISTNNRSTFRPENSLVPLTSLLIPLNAKPILGPLEKPREPNLRFPATSIPAISPHKKKAKMHRVGLYVTIIVVVVATSIAIAAALLVIQLRKKKQISSSKGVVDLELQQLSLSVRTTSDKKVSFEGSQDTLDGQIVEATTPHKVLVETYTMEELRKATEDFSSSNHIEGSVYHGRLSGNNLAIKRTRHDTISRIEFGLFHDAIHHHPNIMRLLGTCLTEAQDSFMVFEYAKNGSLKDWLHGGLAIKNQFIASCDCFLTWRQRLRICLDVALALQYMHHIMNPSYVHRNVKSRNIFLDEEFNAKIGNFGMAKCVENDTENLAPEYVHQGVVSPSTDIFAYGVVLLEVLCGQKTLTKPSEMGEGKHFWLSEKIKCILQSDNADELREWMDSALGENYSFDAALTIANLASACVNEDPCLRPSAGEVVEKLSRMVEEYTVEGENMLMSESCSKPLVKAAAATIM; translated from the coding sequence ATGGCTGCTGCTTTGTTCACTAGTGAGCAGCTCTACTTGACATTATTCTTCTTCATCGTCTCGCTTCTTGTGTCTGCACTTGGACTACAGAACCAACTGCTAAGCTGCGAGTCCGAATCTCCAGATGCTTCTTCTGCCTACCACTGCAATACTAGTACTAGTGGATCAAatggatcatcatcatcactcaaCCACTGTGCCACATTTGCAATTCTTCGAACCAACTCATACTACTCCTCTCTCTTGAACCTGAGTTCTTACTTGGGGATCAACCGGTTTGTGATTGCAGAAGCAAATGGCTTTTCAGCAGACACAGAGTTTCTTCCGAAAGAACAGCCTTTGTTGATACCAATTGATTGCAAATGCAGCAATGGGAGGTTGTTTCAAGCGCAGTTGACAAAAACCACCATCAGAGGTGAGAGCTTTTATGGCATTGCTGAAGCACTAGAGGGCTTGACAACTTGCAAAGCTATCCGAGAGAAGAACCCTGGTGTCTCGCCCTGGGAACTTGCTGATAAAGTTGAGTTACACATTCCCTTGAGATGTGCTTGTCCCTCTAACTCATCTCAGTCAACACTCTTGCTTTCTTATCCAGTGAATGAAGGTGATACCATTTCTTCTTTGGCCATTCAATTCAATACTACTCAAGAAGCTATCATATCTACAAATAACAGATCAACATTTAGACCTGAAAACAGCTTAGTGCCACTTACATCTCTTCTGATTCCACTCAATGCAAAACCGATACTTGGTCCTCTAGAAAAGCCCCGCGAACCAAACTTGCGTTTTCCAGCAACTAGCATTCCAGCTATTAGTCCACACAAGAAGAAAGCAAAAATGCACAGGGTTGGACTATATGTCACGATCATTGTGGTGGTTGTTGCAACTAGCATTGCAATTGCAGCGGCTTTGTTGGTAATTCagttgaggaagaagaaacagatCAGTTCATCCAAAGGAGTTGTTGATTTGGAACTACAGCAGCTCAGTCTAAGCGTAAGAACCACAAGTGACAAGAAGGTCTCATTTGAGGGATCTCAAGATACTTTAGATGGTCAGATTGTTGAAGCCACCACGCCACACAAAGTGCTGGTGGAGACATATACCATGGAGGAGCTGAGAAAAGCAACCGAGGACTTCAGTTCAAGCAACCACATTGAAGGGTCTGTATACCATGGCCGTCTCAGTGGCAACAACTTGGCAATAAAGCGCACGCGACATGACACCATCTCAAGAATCGAGTTTGGGCTTTTCCATGATGCAATTCACCACCATCCAAACATAATGAGGTTGTTGGGGACATGTTTGACAGAGGCTCAAGATTCATTTATGGTTTTCGAGTATGCAAAGAATGGATCGTTGAAGGATTGGCTTCATGGTGGATTGGCAATTaaaaaccagttcattgcctcgtgTGATTGTTTCTTGACATGGAGACAAAGGCTGAGGATATGTCTTGATGTGGCCCTGGCATTACAGTACATGCACCACATAATGAACCCAAGTTATGTGCATCGAAATGTGAAGAGCCGAAACATCTTCTTGGATGAAGAATTCAATGCCAAGATTGGAAACTTTGGAATGGCAAAGTGTGTTGAAAATGATACTGAAAATTTGGCTCCTGAATATGTTCACCAGGGTGTGGTTTCTCCAAGCACTGATATATTTGCTTATGGAGTAGTGTTGTTGGAGGTCTTGTGCGGGCAAAAGACATTAACCAAGCCTAGTGAGATGGGGGAGGGCAAACATTTTTGGCTGTCAGAGAAAATCAAATGCATATTGCAGTCAGACAATGCAGATGAGCTGAGGGAATGGATGGACAGCGCATTGGGTGAGAATTATTCTTTTGATGCAGCTCTCACAATAGCGAATCTTGCAAGTGCTTGTGTAAATGAAGACCCTTGTTTGAGACCAAGTGCAGGAGAAGTTGTTGAGAAACTTTCGAGAATGGTGGAAGAGTACACGGTAGAAGGAGAGAATATGTTGATGAGTGAGAGCTGTTCCAAACCTCTGGTGAAGGCAGCTGCTGCAACCATTATGTGA
- the LOC112189879 gene encoding uncharacterized protein LOC112189879 isoform X2: MFQRNEGFRRRVSVFSSGWRMGLSVKMNTANLSELILKEWKKKKHAHWCYKNACRELLTHDICHIKRTWRKVLRIRRQKHREQNSFFAKHSSNNWSKGVAVRELSNFMFGQRLMTNGWLRWS, encoded by the exons atgtttcaaAGAAACGAGGGCTTTAGGAGACGTGTTTCTGTGTTTTCATCTGGTTGGCGAATGGGACTATCAGTAAAAATGAACACCGCTAATCTTAGTGAACTTATTTTGAAagagtggaagaaaaaaaagcatGCACA TTGGTGCTacaaaaacgcatgtagagagtTATTAACACATGATATTTGTCACATTAAACGAACTTGGAGAAAAGTTTTGCGCATTAG GAGGCAAAAGCATCGTGAACAAAACAGCTTTTTTGCTAAG CATTCTTCCAATAATTGGAGCAAGGGTGTTGCAGTAAGGGAATTGTCTAACTTCATG TTTGGGCAACGACTGATGACAAATGGATGGCTGAGATGGAGTTGA
- the LOC112187532 gene encoding UPF0481 protein At3g47200 produces MSSLDQIQYKGMGGSSDIEKGEVDESVSVHLERKGRKGMTVEERKRTFYTKLLGAKSPLPVSCCIFKVPEVLRRQKKEAYAPDVVSIGPFHRGAKKLQLVENVKKWYLKCLLARLLPNPTGLSLKDLLESMSLDSLTESMESLAEMIKGKELDKRARGCYSDPCNHLDQNNFIDMLILDGCFLIELFRKASVLSLQDEDDPIFNVPCMLEYLYHDLLLLENQLPWFVLEFFYKKIEGGNANPLDKLVFNFFKKSVADDKILRDPDPEPSNEILHILDLIRTALVGIPDSNSTNISNIHPPQLPQRIPSATTLSEAGVIFKKSTESCILKITFNNGVFTIPPLAIDESTGPLFRNLMAFEQCYHSCKHNITSYAVLMDSLIDTNKDVDLLCEEEILANWLSADDASKFFNDLYTDTTVIDFVYKDLCKSVCEYHKAPCNKWREKLKRDYFDTPWSTISFFAAFVLLVLTFLQTIYTIQPYYHPRG; encoded by the coding sequence ATGAGCAGCTTAGATCAGATCCAATACAAAGGCATGGGAGGTAGCAGTGATATAGAAAAGGGTGAAGTGGATGAAAGCGTTTCAGTTCATCTAGAACGTAAAGGACGTAAAGGTATGACTgttgaagaaaggaaaagaaccTTCTATACAAAGCTTTTGGGGGCCAAATCACCTTTGCCTGTTTCGTGTTGCATCTTCAAAGTTCCCGAGGTGCTACGAAGACAAAAAAAGGAGGCATACGCACCTGACGTAGTCTCAATCGGGCCCTTTCATCGAGGTGCTAAAAAATTACAACTCGTGGAAAATGTGAAAAAGTGGTATTTAAAATGTCTTCTCGCGCGCCTGCTCCCGAACCCGACAGGATTGAGCTTGAAGGACTTGCTTGAAAGCATGAGCCTAGATAGCTTGACTGAAAGTATGGAGAGCTTGGCTGAAATGATCAAGGGAAAGGAACTGGATAAACGCGCCCGGGGTTGTTATTCAGATCCATGCAATCATCTTGACCAAAACAACTTCATAGATATGCTCATACTCGATGGTTGTTTCTTGATAGAATTATTTCGGAAGGCATCTGTTCTATCACTACAAGATGAAGACGACCCTATTTTCAACGTGCCTTGTATGCTCGAATATCTATACCATGATCTTCTGTTACTCGAAAATCAGCTGCCCTGGTTTGTGCTCGAGTTTTTCTATAAGAAAATTGAGGGTGGCAACGCTAACCCTCTCGATAAATTGGTATTCAACTTCTTCAAAAAATCAGTGGCTGATGACAAAATTTTGAGGGACCCCGATCCCGAGCCTTCTAATGAGATTCTTCACATACTTGATCTGATTAGAACTGCCCTCGTTGGTATCCCCGATTCAAATTCTACCAACATATCAAACATCCACCCGCCCCAACTGCCGCAAAGGATACCTAGTGCTACTACTCTTTCAGAGGCAGGCGTTATATTTAAAAAGTCCACAGAAAGTTGCATATTGAAAATAACGTTCAACAATGGCGTTTTCACCATTCCTCCTCTGGCTATCGATGAGAGTACAGGTCCTTTGTTCAGGAACCTTATGGCCTTCGAGCAGTGTTATCACAGTTGCAAGCACAATATAACATCCTATGCGGTTTTGATGGATAGCCTCATTGATACGAACAAGGATGTGGATCTTCTATGTGAGGAAGAGATACTAGCCAACTGGTTGAGTGCTGATGATGCTTCGAAGTTCTTCAACGATCTATATACTGACACCACAGTCATTGATTTTGTCTACAAGGATCTCTGCAAAAGTGTGTGTGAATATCACAAAGCTCCATGCAACAAGtggagagaaaaattgaaacgtGATTATTTTGATACACCATGGTCTACTATCTCTTTTTTTGCAGCTTTTGTCCTCCTGGTCCTCACCTTCTTGCAGACCATATACACAATCCAGCCATACTATCATCCTCGTGGATAA
- the LOC112190110 gene encoding putative calcium-binding protein CML19, protein MDKLAQYERVFNQFDGNGDRKISPLELQQCVEAIGGELSSSEAEAAVEYLDSDKDGLLGFDDFVKFVEGGDEEEKVSDLREAFKMYDMDGCGCITPKSLKRMLSRLGESRSVDECKVMIARFDLNGDGVLNFDEFKVMMF, encoded by the coding sequence ATGGACAAACTAGCACAATACGAGCGTGTTTTCAATCAATTCGATGGCAATGGAGACAGGAAGATATCACCTTTGGAGCTCCAACAATGTGTCGAGGCAATAGGAGGTGAGCTTTCGTCGTCGGAGGCTGAGGCGGCGGTGGAGTACTTGGACTCCGACAAAGACGGGCTGCTGGGTTTCGACGACTTCGTTAAGTTCGTTGAAGGAGGAGATGAGGAAGAGAAGGTGAGTGATTTGAGGGAGGCGTTTAAGATGTACGACATGGATGGATGTGGGTGCATTACGCCCAAAAGTTTGAAGAGGATGCTGAGTAGACTTGGTGAATCCAGGAGTGTTGATGAGTGCAAGGTCATGATTGCTAGGTTTGATCTCAATGGAGATGGTGTCCTCAATTTTGATGAGTTTAAGGTCATGatgttttga
- the LOC112189879 gene encoding uncharacterized protein LOC112189879 isoform X1 produces MFQRNEGFRRRVSVFSSGWRMGLSVKMNTANLSELILKEWKKKKHAHWCYKNACRELLTHDICHIKRTWRKVLRIRRQKHREQNSFFAKFYIKRFQDLKHDIEHSSNNWSKGVAVRELSNFMFGQRLMTNGWLRWS; encoded by the exons atgtttcaaAGAAACGAGGGCTTTAGGAGACGTGTTTCTGTGTTTTCATCTGGTTGGCGAATGGGACTATCAGTAAAAATGAACACCGCTAATCTTAGTGAACTTATTTTGAAagagtggaagaaaaaaaagcatGCACA TTGGTGCTacaaaaacgcatgtagagagtTATTAACACATGATATTTGTCACATTAAACGAACTTGGAGAAAAGTTTTGCGCATTAG GAGGCAAAAGCATCGTGAACAAAACAGCTTTTTTGCTAAG TTCTACATCAAGCGTTTTCAGGATTTGAAACATGATATTGAG CATTCTTCCAATAATTGGAGCAAGGGTGTTGCAGTAAGGGAATTGTCTAACTTCATG TTTGGGCAACGACTGATGACAAATGGATGGCTGAGATGGAGTTGA